A section of the Acidobacterium capsulatum ATCC 51196 genome encodes:
- the pssA gene encoding CDP-diacylglycerol--serine O-phosphatidyltransferase, giving the protein MYILPSIFTAANIGAGYFAITQSLQGSALEPKYFDHAALAIAFAIPFDALDGRIARMTNTTSDFGRELDSLADVITFGVAPSVLAFTWGFQMLPSAMDAGLHQKLVQFGAFLCFLFLLCGASRLARFNISHNPVPKNPGRPGRKYFVGMPIPAAAGVIAAVVHFFGGIPVSMSAVAITWMVLVGFLGFLMVSTWRFWSGKEINFNSRQPFQWIVLFGLVMYALVFFSRYVLAAMALAYMFSGVIARLAYSWQRHRRGAHAQVLSDNSPQRPGPVAGDPDTTTH; this is encoded by the coding sequence ATGTATATTCTGCCGTCGATATTTACGGCGGCGAATATCGGCGCGGGATACTTTGCCATTACCCAGAGCCTGCAGGGCTCGGCGCTGGAGCCGAAGTATTTTGATCACGCGGCGCTGGCGATTGCGTTTGCGATTCCGTTTGACGCGCTGGACGGGCGCATTGCGCGCATGACGAACACGACCAGCGACTTTGGGCGCGAGCTGGATTCGCTGGCCGATGTGATTACGTTTGGCGTTGCGCCGAGCGTGCTGGCCTTTACGTGGGGCTTTCAGATGCTGCCCTCGGCCATGGACGCGGGCCTGCATCAGAAGCTGGTGCAGTTTGGCGCGTTTCTGTGCTTCCTGTTTCTGCTGTGCGGGGCGAGCCGGTTGGCGCGCTTTAATATCAGCCATAATCCGGTGCCCAAAAATCCGGGCCGGCCTGGGCGCAAGTATTTTGTCGGCATGCCGATTCCGGCAGCGGCCGGGGTAATTGCCGCCGTGGTGCATTTCTTTGGCGGTATTCCGGTCTCAATGAGTGCGGTGGCCATTACCTGGATGGTGCTGGTGGGCTTTCTGGGCTTTTTGATGGTGAGCACCTGGAGATTCTGGAGCGGCAAAGAGATCAACTTCAATAGCCGCCAGCCCTTCCAGTGGATAGTACTGTTTGGGCTGGTGATGTATGCGCTGGTCTTCTTCTCAAGGTACGTGCTGGCGGCCATGGCGCTGGCCTATATGTTTTCAGGCGTGATTGCCCGGCTTGCGTATTCCTGGCAGCGGCATCGCAGAGGAGCACACGCCCAAGTTTTGAGTGATAACTCACCCCAGCGACCAGGACCTGTCGCCGGGGACCCCGATACTACGACCCATTGA
- a CDS encoding YdcH family protein, which yields MDIDQKAASEVIRSLEDQHRHYEQQLAALLAKPYLSEDEQLEEVRLKKIKLRIKDEIAARQSLGAQLHYA from the coding sequence ATGGATATAGATCAGAAGGCGGCCAGCGAAGTGATTCGCAGCCTGGAAGATCAACATCGCCATTACGAGCAACAGCTCGCAGCTCTGCTCGCGAAACCCTACCTCTCAGAAGACGAACAGCTTGAGGAAGTCCGCCTCAAGAAGATCAAACTCCGAATTAAAGACGAAATTGCGGCCCGTCAGTCCCTGGGCGCACAGCTTCATTACGCCTGA
- a CDS encoding Asd/ArgC dimerization domain-containing protein: MPDLYKIAIVGASSLRGKELNEALAESPFANADFVLMDEEEQIGQLEAVGDEVALIQRIEPESFRRADFVFFAGSEEATRKHWHSAQKAGASIVDLTGAMENEPGVLLRAPWLQEAGEAPAEMPGLTTPALVSANPAAVALALLMQRVEQLGKVRCAAATVLEPASEYGRAGMDELHQQTVTLLNFQSLPRMVYDTQVAFNATPVFGEAARTPLQASESRMRRHYSLLRAGKHPVMLQLVHAPVFHGYTLSLAIEMEQAVELEHMEAALQGEHIDLILGDADAPTNLSSAGQSDVLVRLRTAEDKPQATRQFWLWVALDNLKLASLNAVACAMELQRLRPKGKVQ, translated from the coding sequence ATGCCAGACCTATACAAAATCGCTATTGTCGGCGCTTCGTCTCTTCGCGGTAAGGAGCTGAATGAAGCGCTTGCGGAATCTCCCTTTGCCAACGCCGACTTTGTCCTGATGGACGAGGAGGAGCAGATCGGCCAGCTGGAGGCGGTGGGCGATGAAGTCGCCCTGATCCAGCGGATTGAGCCGGAGTCTTTCCGGCGCGCTGACTTTGTTTTCTTTGCCGGTTCAGAAGAGGCCACGCGCAAGCATTGGCACAGCGCCCAGAAGGCGGGAGCCAGCATTGTGGACCTGACCGGCGCCATGGAGAACGAGCCGGGCGTGTTGCTGCGCGCGCCGTGGCTGCAGGAGGCAGGCGAAGCTCCGGCGGAGATGCCCGGGTTGACGACTCCGGCCCTGGTGTCGGCAAATCCCGCGGCGGTGGCGCTGGCGCTGCTGATGCAGAGGGTGGAGCAACTGGGCAAGGTGCGTTGCGCCGCGGCGACGGTGCTGGAGCCGGCCTCAGAGTATGGCCGTGCCGGCATGGATGAGCTGCACCAGCAGACGGTGACCCTGCTGAACTTTCAGTCGCTGCCGCGCATGGTTTATGACACGCAGGTGGCCTTCAATGCGACGCCGGTCTTTGGCGAAGCGGCACGCACGCCGTTGCAGGCGAGCGAGAGCCGCATGCGGCGGCATTACTCTTTGTTGCGGGCAGGGAAGCATCCGGTGATGCTGCAGTTGGTGCATGCGCCGGTCTTTCATGGCTACACGCTGTCGCTGGCGATTGAGATGGAGCAGGCGGTTGAACTGGAGCACATGGAAGCCGCGCTGCAGGGCGAGCATATCGACCTGATTCTGGGCGATGCGGATGCGCCGACCAATCTCAGCTCAGCCGGGCAGAGCGATGTGCTGGTGAGGCTGCGCACCGCCGAGGATAAGCCGCAGGCTACGCGCCAGTTCTGGCTGTGGGTGGCGCTCGATAATCTGAAGCTGGCAAGCCTGAATGCTGTGGCCTGTGCCATGGAGTTGCAGCGCCTGCGGCCCAAGGGCAAGGTGCAGTAG
- a CDS encoding enoyl-ACP reductase FabI has product MIDLKGRVAVVFGVANKRSIAWGIVQQLHAAGATLAIGYQNERLRAEAESLIQEVPGAEAFQCDVSQDEEIERVFAQFKERYGKLDILVHSVAYAPADALKNDFVLTSREDFRVAHDISVYSLIALSRAAAPLMTEGGSIMTLSYFGAEKVVPHYNVMGVAKAALEATVRYLAADLGKQNIRVNAISAGPIKTLAARGIGGLGDMLKAHADRAPLHRNTDQSEVGGAAVFLASPLASGITGETIYVDSGYNIMGF; this is encoded by the coding sequence ATGATCGATCTCAAAGGCCGCGTCGCCGTCGTCTTCGGAGTCGCCAACAAACGCAGCATCGCATGGGGCATCGTGCAGCAGTTGCACGCCGCCGGAGCCACTCTGGCCATCGGCTATCAGAATGAGCGCCTGCGCGCCGAGGCTGAAAGCCTGATTCAGGAAGTGCCGGGCGCCGAGGCATTCCAGTGCGATGTCTCGCAGGACGAGGAAATCGAGCGCGTCTTCGCGCAGTTCAAAGAGCGCTACGGCAAGCTCGACATTCTCGTGCATTCGGTCGCCTATGCGCCGGCCGATGCGCTCAAGAACGACTTCGTGCTCACTTCACGCGAAGACTTCCGTGTTGCGCATGACATCAGCGTCTACTCGCTCATCGCCCTCAGCCGCGCCGCGGCTCCGCTCATGACCGAGGGCGGCAGCATCATGACCCTCAGCTACTTTGGCGCGGAAAAAGTAGTGCCCCACTACAACGTGATGGGCGTCGCCAAGGCGGCACTCGAAGCAACCGTGCGCTACCTCGCCGCCGATCTCGGCAAGCAGAACATTCGCGTCAACGCCATCTCGGCCGGCCCCATCAAAACGCTGGCCGCGCGCGGCATCGGCGGTCTCGGAGACATGCTCAAGGCCCACGCCGATCGCGCTCCGCTGCATCGCAATACCGATCAGTCTGAGGTAGGCGGAGCGGCGGTATTTCTGGCCTCGCCCCTGGCCAGCGGCATCACCGGCGAAACCATTTATGTCGATAGCGGCTACAACATCATGGGCTTCTGA
- a CDS encoding heme-degrading domain-containing protein, with the protein MSLAEDIALVARQESALVFEHFDENTAWQLGSRLRQMAVERGYPLVIDVRRFGQVLFTAALPGAVPDQAEWVRRKTNVVARFHRSSYAIGLELAEKQSSLEEKQGLPTVDFATHGGCFPIRVKSAGIIGCVTVSGLPQRADHELVVEAICALTGLDYATYKLPQA; encoded by the coding sequence ATGAGCCTCGCTGAAGATATCGCCCTCGTCGCCCGCCAGGAATCGGCCCTCGTCTTCGAGCACTTTGATGAAAACACCGCATGGCAGCTTGGCTCACGCCTGCGCCAGATGGCCGTCGAGCGCGGCTACCCGCTGGTGATTGACGTCCGCCGCTTTGGCCAGGTGCTCTTCACCGCAGCGCTGCCCGGAGCGGTGCCCGACCAGGCCGAATGGGTTCGCCGCAAGACCAACGTCGTCGCCCGCTTTCATCGCAGCTCCTACGCCATCGGCCTCGAACTGGCCGAAAAGCAGAGCAGCCTCGAAGAAAAGCAGGGGCTACCCACCGTGGACTTCGCGACCCACGGCGGATGCTTTCCCATTCGCGTGAAAAGTGCTGGAATCATCGGCTGCGTGACCGTCTCCGGCCTGCCGCAGCGCGCCGACCATGAGCTGGTCGTCGAGGCCATCTGCGCACTGACTGGCCTCGATTACGCCACATACAAACTGCCCCAAGCATGA
- a CDS encoding phosphatidylserine decarboxylase family protein: protein MVRDGYFYGLALLVVAVIVHLLTGGWSWAVLPLLLAAFFLWFFRDPKRAIPGGEGLVVSPADGKVTEVARIRTPQGELQRISIFLSVFDVHVNRSPVAGTIASVAYQKGLYLNAMDPASAKKNEQNTVVVRADAGYEITFKQIAGLLARRIVFTKRVGDRVERGQRVGLIKFGSRTDILMPPGFEILVRQGQRVSGGSTILARAAEGAGVLAAAPTAPGTLASTERPI, encoded by the coding sequence ATGGTACGAGACGGATATTTTTACGGATTGGCGCTGCTGGTTGTGGCAGTGATTGTGCATCTGCTGACAGGCGGATGGAGCTGGGCTGTGCTTCCGCTGCTATTGGCGGCGTTTTTCCTGTGGTTCTTCCGCGATCCCAAGCGGGCGATTCCGGGGGGCGAGGGCTTGGTGGTGTCGCCTGCGGACGGCAAGGTGACCGAGGTGGCGCGTATTCGCACGCCGCAGGGCGAGTTGCAGCGCATCAGCATCTTTTTGAGCGTCTTTGATGTGCATGTGAACCGCTCGCCGGTGGCTGGCACCATTGCGAGCGTTGCCTATCAGAAAGGTCTGTATTTGAACGCGATGGACCCGGCCTCCGCAAAGAAAAACGAGCAGAATACGGTCGTGGTGCGTGCCGATGCGGGCTATGAAATCACCTTCAAGCAGATTGCCGGATTGCTGGCGCGGCGCATCGTATTCACCAAGCGCGTGGGTGACCGGGTGGAGCGCGGACAGCGCGTGGGCCTGATCAAGTTTGGATCGCGCACCGACATTCTGATGCCGCCGGGGTTTGAGATTCTGGTGCGGCAGGGGCAGCGCGTGAGCGGGGGATCGACCATTCTGGCGCGTGCGGCCGAAGGAGCAGGCGTGCTGGCAGCGGCACCCACGGCGCCCGGAACGCTGGCATCGACGGAGAGACCGATTTGA
- a CDS encoding glycoside hydrolase family 9 protein, producing the protein MSRVARPGVFVEAAALNRRRFLQLSASAALAGVASKTFAMGSPDPLTPAAYQLMGSQVGYLAQAAKIATVQWAAHERGDARSFRVLQMKPDGTPGKRVHQGPLSAALQDELSGDRVQLADFSAVKEAGRYRLEVEHGDPSASSLEFAVGDDVLRDPLRLAMRAYYGQRCGCEVNLGGGYEHPPCHLKDAFDATSGKTGLFQNYGGWHDAGDYGRYIVNSGISTGTLLWAWEMYRDQLQPMQLQIPESGGSTPDFLAEVRWNLTWMQALQDKDGGVWDKQTSLHFCGFIMPQDDALVSYVIGSGEPPYKIATASADFAAVMAIAARVYREFDPVFADACLDAAKRAWTWAMAHKDALFLKNPPTVSTGAYGDAHDSDELLWASAELWRTTGDAQYEAPVLARWRALEKPLQMDVPSWGNVASMAWWTYAMAEHHGQLRGDAKLVAQIHASTIGAADGLVKQSRKNGYGQTLAEADYDWGSNGTAGNQGLLLLMAHRFHPQGEYREAARGNLHYLLGRNCFGVSWVTHVGTNPFQHPHHRPSVADGIAAPWPGLLSGGPNRHPGDPAAKTVPTQPPMRMWLDDWQAFSMNEVAINWNAPLVFTLAGAQG; encoded by the coding sequence ATGAGCAGAGTAGCGCGCCCGGGTGTCTTCGTCGAGGCTGCGGCTTTGAACCGCAGAAGATTCTTACAACTCAGCGCGAGCGCCGCGCTTGCCGGTGTGGCCAGCAAGACATTTGCGATGGGTTCTCCTGATCCGCTGACGCCGGCCGCCTATCAACTGATGGGGAGCCAGGTGGGTTATCTGGCGCAGGCGGCGAAGATTGCCACGGTGCAGTGGGCTGCTCATGAGCGTGGAGACGCGCGATCGTTTCGCGTGCTGCAGATGAAGCCGGACGGCACGCCGGGCAAGCGCGTGCATCAAGGGCCGCTGAGCGCGGCGCTGCAGGACGAGTTGAGCGGGGACCGCGTGCAGCTTGCGGATTTTTCAGCGGTGAAGGAAGCAGGGCGGTACCGGCTCGAAGTGGAGCATGGCGACCCATCGGCGTCGTCACTGGAGTTTGCAGTGGGCGATGATGTGCTGCGCGATCCGCTGCGGCTGGCGATGCGCGCCTATTATGGGCAGCGGTGCGGCTGCGAGGTGAATCTGGGCGGCGGGTATGAGCATCCTCCCTGCCATTTGAAAGATGCTTTTGACGCGACCTCGGGCAAGACCGGGCTGTTTCAGAATTACGGCGGATGGCACGATGCGGGCGACTATGGCCGCTACATCGTGAATTCGGGAATCTCGACGGGCACGCTGTTGTGGGCGTGGGAGATGTATCGCGATCAACTGCAACCAATGCAGTTGCAAATTCCGGAATCGGGCGGATCGACGCCGGATTTTCTGGCGGAAGTGCGCTGGAACCTGACCTGGATGCAGGCGCTGCAGGACAAGGACGGCGGCGTGTGGGACAAACAGACCAGCCTGCACTTCTGCGGTTTCATCATGCCGCAGGATGATGCGCTGGTGAGCTATGTGATCGGCTCTGGCGAGCCGCCTTACAAGATTGCGACGGCCTCGGCCGATTTTGCCGCCGTGATGGCGATTGCAGCGCGAGTGTATCGCGAGTTTGATCCGGTCTTTGCCGACGCGTGTCTTGATGCGGCCAAGCGGGCGTGGACCTGGGCGATGGCGCATAAGGATGCGTTGTTCCTGAAGAATCCGCCGACGGTTTCAACTGGCGCTTATGGAGACGCGCACGACAGCGATGAGTTGCTGTGGGCATCCGCCGAGTTGTGGCGCACCACCGGCGACGCGCAGTATGAGGCGCCTGTGCTGGCCCGCTGGCGGGCACTCGAAAAGCCGCTGCAGATGGATGTGCCGAGCTGGGGCAATGTGGCTTCGATGGCCTGGTGGACGTATGCGATGGCGGAGCATCACGGTCAATTGCGTGGCGATGCGAAGCTGGTAGCGCAGATTCATGCGTCGACCATTGGCGCGGCGGATGGCCTGGTGAAGCAGAGCCGGAAGAATGGCTATGGGCAGACGCTGGCCGAGGCCGATTACGATTGGGGATCGAATGGCACAGCAGGAAATCAGGGATTGCTGCTGCTGATGGCGCATCGCTTTCATCCGCAGGGCGAGTATCGCGAGGCTGCGCGGGGCAATCTGCATTATCTGCTGGGGCGCAATTGCTTTGGCGTTTCGTGGGTGACGCATGTGGGCACGAATCCGTTTCAGCATCCGCACCACCGGCCCAGTGTGGCGGATGGCATCGCGGCTCCGTGGCCCGGGTTGCTTTCCGGCGGGCCGAACCGGCATCCGGGGGATCCGGCAGCGAAGACAGTGCCCACGCAGCCGCCGATGCGCATGTGGCTCGATGACTGGCAGGCCTTCAGCATGAACGAGGTGGCGATCAACTGGAACGCTCCGCTGGTGTTTACGCTGGCGGGCGCACAGGGGTAA
- a CDS encoding GNAT family N-acetyltransferase → MELRSMQAADLPWVMELDRKTPGSPHWSAQTYESLLRPDEWPAALRYFACVAGQEGGGAGVVIARLLVDGVENACELEWIAVEDAFRRRGVARRLLQALEEWASGLGGRRILLEVRAGNEAAQALYRRAGFCQAGLRRRYYLDPEEDAVLMAKELRAVENRPQKAIEEELTGC, encoded by the coding sequence ATGGAGCTGCGTTCCATGCAGGCGGCCGATCTGCCGTGGGTGATGGAACTCGACCGCAAGACGCCGGGTTCGCCGCATTGGTCCGCGCAAACGTATGAGTCGCTGCTGCGCCCGGATGAGTGGCCGGCGGCGCTGCGCTATTTTGCGTGTGTGGCTGGGCAGGAGGGCGGCGGGGCCGGGGTGGTGATTGCACGGCTGCTCGTGGACGGAGTGGAGAATGCCTGCGAGCTGGAGTGGATCGCCGTAGAGGATGCGTTTCGCCGCCGGGGCGTGGCGCGGCGGTTGCTGCAGGCGCTGGAGGAATGGGCCAGCGGGCTGGGCGGACGGCGCATTCTGCTGGAAGTGCGGGCGGGAAATGAGGCAGCGCAGGCGCTTTACCGGCGGGCCGGGTTTTGCCAGGCGGGATTGCGGCGGCGCTATTATCTTGATCCTGAAGAGGACGCGGTGCTGATGGCGAAAGAGTTGCGGGCGGTGGAAAATCGACCGCAAAAAGCCATTGAAGAAGAGCTAACCGGGTGCTAG